The following DNA comes from Nitrospira sp..
CCACCACCGCCTGAATATCGGCGTCATCAATGTGTTGCCGGCCGTACGAGATCATGTCCATCGCTAGGGCAACCCCGGCTTCTGTTGATATTCCCTAATCCAGGCCTGCAGGGAGGAGACGGGCATCCATTCTGGATTTGTGTCGGAGGTGTACATGAACCCTTCCGGCACCTTTCGACCATCTTTGATGCGCCTGGGATCATCGCACCAGGCATTCAGCGCAGGCAAGATTTTGTAATAGCTCGAGTATTCATATGTGGAAAATGAATCCTCAGAACTGATCATCTGCTCGTGCAGCTTCTCTCCAGGGCGGATACCGATGATGTCGAACTTCGCCTCCGGTGCAACTGCCTTTGCAATGTCCGTAATCGTCATGGAAGGGATTTTCCTGACATAAATTTCCCCTCCCACCATATCCTCGAACGCATGCCAAACCAACTCGACGGCCTGCTCGAGTGAGATCATGAACCGCGTCATCCGAACATCGGTGATCGGCAACCTCCCAGTTTCAGCGAGCGACATGAAAAACGGGATGACCGATCCGCGCGAGCCCATCACGTTTCCATACCTGACCACGGCAAAGCGTGTGCTCTGCATACCAGAATAGGCATTGCTGGCAACGAATAATTTATCCGATGCCAGCTTGGACGCTCCGTACAAATTCGCCGGGCTGCTGGCCTTGTCGGTGGAAAGCGCAATGACGCCTTTGACTTTCTGATTGATGCAAGCATCGATCACATTCATTGCGCCATCGATGTTGGTCTTGATGCATTCAAACGGATTGTACTCGGCCGTCGGAACAATTTTCGTCGCAGCGGCGTGCACAACGTAGTCGACCCCGCTGAAGGCACGATGCAGGCGATCTTTGTCTCGAACGTCACCGATAAAGAAGCGCACTCTTCGATCATGCTGAAACAACTTGGCCATTTCCCATTGCTTCATCTCGTCGCGGGACAAGATCACAAGACGGGAAGGGTTAAACTTGGCCAAAGTCATGGGAACGAAGGTATGGCCGAATGATCCTGTGCCACCGGTAATGAGAATAGATGCCCCTGTTAACATAGACGTTCCTCTATCCGTCAATTGATTCAAGGATCTCCGAGCGACGCCCCTCTTCTTCCTGTGCCTGCAGCTCCCGTAGATACTCGTGAATCGTCCCTAGCCCATGTCCGAGCACCTGTTGCAACTTACTGCTATCCAGAGACATATCCCGAGGACGCGGGGCCAACAACGTAGCGAGGGAAAGTTGTCCGCGATCGATCAAATTGGTCGGCAGGCTGAAATGATCCGACACCCTCAGTCCAAACTCGTACTTCGAAAGCCGAGTTGCTCCGACCACATTGAAGATGCCCGAGGCGCCCTTCTCGACTAACTCATGCGCGGCCAATGCCAATCGATCAGCCAAAATAGGGGTGAAATAGACATCATCAAAGAGAGTGAGCGGTTTGCCGGCGCGAAGGTTATAAATCAACCAATCGCTGAACGACTGCCGATACCGATGCCCCCAGCCAAAAAAGTTAGTTCGCAAGATCAGACTCTTCGGATATGCGGCTTGGACCCACTCCTCTGCCAGCGCCTTTGATCGGCCATATTCGTTGATCGGCTGCACTGGTTCTTGCTCGGAGTAGCAGGATCTCTCCCCGGCGAACAAGTGATCTGTGGAAATATGAACCAACGCTAGGCTCTTCTTTTCGGTTGCCTCGCCAATATTGCGTGCGATAACGGCATTCGCCTGCCTGGCCAAATCACGGCTCTCTTCACAGCGATCAACACTCGTCAACCCGGCAGTGTGCACCACAAGATCCGGAGAAAGGGAATCAAGTTGGCGCCCTAGCTGCGTAGGATCCTGAAGGTTGAGGCTACAAGCGTTCGTTCCTGCGAGCTGAACGGTATGCTGATGCATCCCGAGGACCACTTCCCATCGATTGCGCATCGCACAAGCCCAGTTGAGCGCAAGCAGACCACTACCTCCTGTCAACAATAATCTTGGCTTCTTCATATTCTAGTCAAGCGCGGCCACACCATACTTGCATGCAAATGGCGCCGAGGCATGTTCGATTCAGCCGACCTGAGCCTCAAATGATTCTTCATGGCATTCCTGATTTCTTACGCCGGCACCACGTCTTGCACATCGATCTCCACCCCTACCGCCTGCTGAATCAAGCGAACACCAATCACCAACCGATGCCGCTTCTCTTTCCTGAGCAACATTCCATGCACACCCTTGAGTGGCCCTCGCACCACCTCCACCATCATGCCTTCATGGAGATATGGATGGGGATCATATGGCAGGACACTGGTCATGAGAGTCTTCAATGCTTCAATCTCTTCATCTGGAATCGGCTCGGGACGGTTTCCGCTTCCCACAACTTCGACCACGCCCGCAACCTTTTGCACAGGAAGCTTATTGTGCTGCGAAAACCGCACGAAGCAATAGCCTGAAAACAGCGGAACTTCGATCTCCTTCTTGCGATCCTTCCACTGACTAAGTCGTTTCACTGTCGGTAGCAACGGCTCAATCCCTTGTTTCTCCAACTGATCTCGCACCAGCTTTTCATGGCGCGACCTGGTACGAAGTGCGTACCACTGGGATTTCGGCGCCGACTCAGACACAGCTTCGCCCTCTCACTTACAGTGAACACAAAAAACTACCTGAGGGTACGGTCTACTCAGGCCGTGGGGCCGAGCGCGAGCACCTTGCCATTCGGAACCTGGTACTGCACCAGCATTTCTCCGTGTTCATGCGACCGATCGAGATCGGCGAGCACCACGGCATCAAACTCCCACTCTTTCAAGACACTCGGATGCGAGACGGGATACGAGAGAAACGTCCCAGCTGTCTCGTCGCTGACAAACCCTACTAACTCCATGTCCATCTCCCGCAACGAGAGGTAGGCCATTTCGGCAAATTCGCTGGTCCCAAAGATCACAATCCGCCGACCTCCCACCACAGTGACCCGCGACAGAACATCGCGCAGCCGGGCGCGCATATCCCGATAGTGCGACAGGGAGTACTGCATGTAGAGGTAGGTAAGCCGGGACTTCTCGGCAAATCCTTGAGGCGTCAGCAGATAACGAATCCGGTGAGATGGGATGGTCGTGACTTTGACGTATCCCTTTCTCGCAAGCCGCTTGAGATACAGATTCGTGAGACCAAGTGCCACACCTAATTTAATAGCGAGGGACCGTTGCGTAATCGCACCGTCCCGCTCTAACTCCGTGAGCAAAATGAGGTCTCGTTGTCCCTGAAGATTCATCTCATTTAGAGGCTCCACTAAAAAACGTTCAGGATATGAACACAATTAGGAGAGGGAGTCAAGAAAGAATTCCACAATAGGTAGGGATATCAACGATCTAGGGGAAGATTGGCCAAGTCGGCGGCGACTAGATATGGTGAATCGTTAACGGCTGGGCGGATCGAACCACGGCACCGAGTCGAGCGGCGATATCCTCAACGGAAAATCGATCGAGACAATCCCAATACGCGCAGGCCTCGCCGATACATTTTTCACAGGTCGGCACATCCGGACGAAGCAGCACGCCCCGACCCAAAGGCTTCCAACGCGTCGGTGAATTGTTTTGGCGCGGATCAAACAGACTCACCGTGGGTACATGCAACGCGGCAGCGAGATGGGCTGGGCCGGTTGCGCCAGATACCACTACATGAGCAGCCCCGATCACCGCCATTAACTCCCGAATGGCGAGTTGCCCCATGAGATTGTTGATCTCGGGGTGGAGGACGATATCGTCCAACGCCTCGCTCTGGAATTGATCGCGTTCGACCTGGCTGCCAGTCAACACCACCGCATACCCTTGCTGCGCCAACGTTTTGGCAAGATCCCGATAATGCGCTGGTCGCCAATGCCTGGCCGACACACCACCGGGATGGATGACGACTCGCGGCAATGCAGCGCCGCCCCATCGTCGACCCCCATCGGCTCGCTCCACCTCGGTGAGTTGAAGCGCAGGCGCCGCCACCGGTAACGGCGTCAGCCGCAGCCCCTTGAGCATCTCCACATTGCAGTCCGACTCATGCTTCTGAAAACTGCTTCGGTGTTCATAGATCCAGCGATTCGCCAACACGCTCTGCCATCGAAAGCCAGTGGCCACGCGAAGCGGAATGCCGGCCCGCCACGCCGCCCACATCAAGCGCCGAAACGGCTTGAGAAAAATGACCGCATCGATCCCGCCGGAAAAAGCTTGCATCATGTCGGGTATCGACGCCTGCAAGGAAACCGTTCGCACATAATCGATATCGGAATGGTGCTCCAAGATCGGCGCCGCCACGGGATTCGCCAGCACCCCGATGCGAACTCCGGGTATCAATTGTCGCAATTGCGTCGCAACAGGAAGCGAGAGCACCAAATCCCCGATCCCGTCGGGACGCACGATCAGTACATTCATCGTGACACCGCACGGCAGGACTGTTGAGACACAACAGCCGCCACGACCTGTTCAGGAGTGATTGATTCGAGACATTCCATCGGCACCGCATTGCGGCAGACGCGACTGAAGCAGGGACGACAAGGCAGATCATGAGTCAAGACGGTATGCCCTGCTCCGTAAGGACCGGTACGCACCGCACTGGTTGGCCCGAAGATCGACACCACCGGCCTCCCCACTGCCGCGGCCACATGCATCGGCCCTGAATCGTTCGTGATCAATATGCAGGCTTTCGACAACAAAGCAGGCAACAATCCAATCGGGGTCTCGCCGGTCAGATCGACCACCGGACAGGCCGTCAGACTCCGCATGAGACCGCTTGCCTCCCGTTCGTCGGGCCCGCCGATCACCACCAGCGGTCCGATGCCGCGCGCCGCCAATTGAGTCGCCACGGCGGCAAACGAGGCGGCCGGCCAGCGTTTCGTCTGCCAGCGCGCTGAAACATTCATGGCCACCCACGGCGCATCCAGATCGATTCCCTTACGCCTGAACAGCTCCCGCAGCGCCGTCACATCTTGAGACAGCAATCGAAACCGAAATTGCGGCTCGTTCTCCACAGGCGCACCGACAGCCGCCGCAATCAGCAGATACCGATCCACCGCGTGCATCTCAGGCGTCGGCACAGCCACACGGTGCGAATACAGCCACGGACTCCCTTCGCGCCCGTGAGCAAATCCCACTCGTTGAGCGCATCCGGTCATCCGGCCCACGAGCGCACTGCGCAAGAGTCCTTGCAGATCGACAACCAGATCAAACCGCTGGGCCCGTAGTGCCATGGCTTGACCAACCCACGACCCCAGACTGGGATCGACCGCCCACACGGCATCGACGCCTTCGATTCGCTGCACGATCTCAGCCCATTGGCGCTTCACCAACCAGGTCAGATGCGCTGACGGCCAGCGCTGTTTGAACGCGGCCACCACCGGCATCGCATGGACGATATCGCCCAGCGAGCTCGGCTTGATCAGAAGAATCCGTTGAGGCTCAGCCGTCATCGACGCACCGCGTGGCTAGCGGGACATGCGAGACCGGCGTGCCGCGCACAATCCATAAATCTCACGAGTGTTGCCCCTCTCGCGTTTCCAGCTCGTCTTGCCCTTTCCCGCTCTTCGCTGCATCGGCCAAAATCCACGTCACAGCCTCATCCAGCGACGATGCGACCACTGCCGCATCATTGCCGGACTCGGACGGGGCCCCTGCTCCATGCTCGCTGGTTGTCACCCACACGCGCTTCACACCCACCCGTTTGGCCAACTCCATATCTTTGGCATGGTCCCCGATGAGATAGGATCGGGACAGATCGATCCCCAGTTCACGCACCGCCTGGTCAACCATCCCCGTCTCAGGCTTCCGGCAGCGACAACGATCGTCCGGATGATGCGGACACACATAGATCGCATCCAATGATGCCCCGGCGTCATGCAACAATCGACGAAGCTTCGCATGAATTGCATCAAGGCTAGCGGAAGAAAATAACCCGCGGCCGACTCCCGATTGATTCGTCACCACCACCAGTCGAGCGCCCGCGCGCGTCAGTCTGGCGAGCGCCGCGGCAACACCGGGAAACAATTCGAACTGGTCAGGGGACCCGATGTACCCGGGATCCGGATTCAGCGTCCCGTCACGATCCAAGAAGACGGTAACACCAGCAAGACAGACTGCCAGGGCTGCAGGCTGACAGACGTCCGAAGCCTGGCCATCAGACGAATCATTTGTCAGATTGGACCTCGTCTGCTTGTCAGCTTGTAATTGTTTCACTGCTGCCTGCGTGACCATCTCCACCGTCACCCCGGTCATACAGCGATGATCAATGGGGCACTCCCGCAACAGACAGGGCGCGCAATCGACCGGCTGCCGGACAATCGACGCCTCCTGCCTGTATGGCGCCGTGGTTTTCCAATCGGTGGGACCGAACACGGCCACCACCGGCACCGCAAACGCCGCCGCCAGGTGCATCGGCCCGGTATCGTTGGTCAGTAAAATACTGCAGCGTTTGGTCGCCGCCATCAGTTCCCGAATATTCGTCCGCCCCGACAGCACGGCTGACCGTACCGTGAGGCGATCTGCCACCGAATGGCCCAACACCTCTTCGCCCTTCGCCCCGAGAATCACCACGGAGACCGGCCGCCCCCGTTGCTGTTCGATCTGGCGACAGACCCGCAGCGCAGCCTCCGCATATCGTTCCGGTAGCCATCGCTTCGCGCCGCCGTAGGTTGAACCAGGATTCACGCCGACAACCAGATCGTCCGGCCCTATGCCAAGATCCCTCAACCGTTCATCCATCGCACGCGTTTCGTTCTCCGAGACCGCCAACGCTGGGACAGACGGCAAACCGTTCACACCGAGCGGTTTCAACAGGTCCCAATAGTAGTGGACTTGATGCACGAGCGTGGCGCGGTCTGGCCGCGCGACGGGATCGGTCAGCAAAAACGCGCGGCCGTCGGTGACATACCCGTAACGGCGGCGGATACCGGCAAGCCACGTGATCAGCGCCGCTTCAAAGGCATTCTGGAACAACACCGCCAGATCAAACTGATGCCGGCGCAGCAGACCCGCCAGCGCCCATTTCCCTGACAGCCCCGCATGAATCCCTCGATCATCGTAGACCAACCGGCGATCGATGCCCGGATAGGCAATGAACAGCTCGGCAATGGCCGGCTTCGCCAGCAACGTGACCTCCGCGCTGGGAAAGCGCGCGCGCAGCCCGCGCAAAGCCGGCTCGCACATCACCGCATCGCCGATCCAATTCGGCGCCCGCACCAGAATTCGCGAGGGCGATTCGTTACGCACGCACGTCTCCCTGGGACTTTGACGCATCCGAGACATCGGACAACAAGCGATGGAGCGCATCCTGCCCGCGCCTGACATCGGCCCGCAGCCGCACGGCCCACCAGGAATCCTCAGGCCTCAACAGTGGCGCGAGTTTCCCGGCATCCTTTTCGGTCGTGAGCACCATCTCGACGTTAGATCGTGTTGCCTGAAGACGCAGACGATCAACGTCTTCGCTCCGATACACGTAATGGTCTGCGAACGCGGTCTCGCCACATACCTGTAGCCCATTCTCCATCGCCAACCGGCGGAAGGACTCGCTGTTGCCGATCCCGCTGACCAGCCAGGCCTTCTTTCCCACACACCAGTCTGCCGCATGCCGCACGCCGGTCGTGACCGACACCACTTCGTCCGGCCTGAAGATCACCTCTGCCTGGACCGGGTGTCCTGTCATGGCCGCCTGCAATCGGGCGTGCACGGCGGCCACATCCCGCTCGGAGTCGGCCCGGGTGATGACGACCGCGTCCGCACGTCCGAGTCCGGCCAACGGCTCACGGAGGCGCCCGGCCGGCAATAAGCCATCCAATCCTGTCGCATCCATCGCATCAATCAATACCACATCAAGGTCACGGTACAGGGCGCGATGCTGAAAGGCATCGTCGAGCACGATCCAGTCCACCGGCCATCGGTCGAGCAGCCATCGTCCGACCGTTGCGCGATCCGCCCCGACTGCGACAATGGCCTTGGGACAGCGGTTTGCAATGAGATAGGGCTCATCGCCGGCCTCTGCCGGACCGACCAAGACTCGCTCCCCGTCCGACACCAATACCTGCGCCGCCGTCGACGTCCGCTTGTAGCCTCGACTCAGCACCGCGACCCGGTGCCCCTGCGCCTGCAGCCACTCCGTCAACAGAATCACCATCGGGGTTTTCCCCGTTCCGCCGACCGTCAGGTTTCCGACACTCATCACTCGGCAGGGCAATCGTGCCGGCTTCTGCCATCCTTGATCATACGCCCACATCCTGGCGCGAACCGCCAGTCCGTACAGAAAGGCTGGGCCGCCCAGCCAGGAACGAATCGGATCGCCGGGACGCAGGAATGCCACGTTCACGGCCTCGCAATCACCGGCTGCGGTCCAGAACCGACAGACCGGAAAGAAGAAGACTGCGCCTGAGAGATACAGGCTTCGATCAACTCCACACTCCGCCGCAACGCCCCCTGATTATCCGACACGGTCCGGCGTGCGGCCGCCCCGACCTGGCGACGGGCCGACGAATCCTCCAGCCACGCGCAAACCGTGCGCGCAAGATCGTCCGCACCGGATACTCGAACGGCACCGCCGGATTCCAAAAGGAGCGTCGCGATTTCCGCACAGTGGTCCGTATAGGGACCAAAGAGGACCGGCTTTCCCCAGACGGCCGGCTCCAGCAAATTATGCCCGCCCACGGGAATCAGGGTGCCGCCGACAAAGGCCACTGTCGCCTCATGATAGGCCCGGGCCAATTCACCGCGCGTATCGAGAATGATGACTCGCGCCCCGGATCCAACTGATTCAAGCCGGCTCTTGCGCTGCACCGGCAAACCCGCCCCCTGAACCATCGTCACGACATCGGCGGCCCGCTCGATATGGCGCGGGGCAAGCATGAGAACGGTATGAGGATGGGTGACGACGATCTGCCGATAGGCCGCAACCAGCGCCTCCTCCTCGCCCGCATGCGTGCTCCCGGCGAGAACGAGTGACTCGCCTTCCCGCAGGCCCAACTCAGTACGCAACGACGTATCGGCCGCCATCATCGGTAGAGGCTGATCGAACTTGATGTTGCCGGTCCTATGGACCCGTTCGGCGTCGGCCCCCAGGGCCACGATCCGCTGCACATCACGCTCCGACTGCATGAGACAGAGCGTGAGCGACCGCAGCACCGAGCGATAGAATGAAATGAGCCCGGCGATATGCTGCCGGGCAAACGACCGCGACGACAACCGTCCATTCACCATGACAGTCGGCACCTGCCGGTCCCGCAAGGTCCATAAGAGATTCGGCCAGAGTTCGGTCTCGACAAACGCATAGAGTACCGGCTGCCACTGTACGATCGCACGGGACACGGCCCAGGGAACGTCGAGCGGGGCGTAGCGATGTTCGGCAATCCCGGCCAATCGTTGTTCAACAGCCTCGCGCCCCGTTTCCGTTACCGTCGAGACGATCAGCCGGTGATCGGGATGGTTGCGATGCAGTTCTTTCACCAATGGCGTGACCGCCACCACTTCACCCAGCGAGACGGCATGAATCCAGATCAGGGGGCGCCGCTCACCGGATGGCTCCAGAACCGGCCTGATGCGCAACCCGAACCGGTCGAGCAAACCCCTCCGGCACCGCTTTTTGGCGAGCAGAATGCAAAGGATGATCGGCGTAGCCAGTATAAGAAGAATGTTGTAGAGCAGTCGCCACATGGGTTGGCTAGGATGCGACCTCCGCTTCAGCCTCAGCCGTCAGCCGGTTTAAGGTCGATTCCAATTCGACACGAGCGGCCTCAAGCGCGGCGTCATCTGCCTCACGCGACACCCAGATCGGGGTTCCCCAGAGAAAGGCACCGCGTGAAAACGGATACGGGACCATGAAGCGATCCCAGCTCGAGAAGAGTTTTTTTTTGAGCAGGCGAAGCCGAGAGGGACAATCGGGAGCCCCGTGGCTTTCGCCAATTGAATGACGCCTAACTTGGCCACCTGCCGCGGGCCCTTGGGACCATCCGGCGTCACGACGACATCTTTGCCCGACCGCCCCAGCTTAATGAGCGAGCGCAGCGCCCCGGCGCCGCCGCGGGTACTCGACCCGCGCACGGCCTCATGACCGAACCGGGCGATGATGCGGGCGATGATTTCTCCGTCGCCATGCTGACTGATCAGCACATGCGATCCAGGCCCGCGATACCCGAAGGGAATCATCAGCTGTTGGGCATGCCAGAAGGCCAGAATGATGGACCGCTTCTCTCGATACAACGCATCCACCGGCTCATAGCCGCGCTGCTCAAGCCGCATACTTCCCTTGATTCCACGGATGACCAGAGCTCCGAGCGGAGGCAGCAGAGAAAACTTGACCCACTTTTCGATCTGCTTTTTTATCGGAACTTTTGTGACGTCGTTACTATTCATCGTCGATCCCCGACAGAATGCTCAAAATGGCTGTTCAGCAAGGCCGCAGCGAGTGAAGGACCGAGGCGCACCCTCGAGGTACGTTGAGGGTCTGAACGATGCGAGAACGCCACTGACGGACATTTTCAGCATCCTGTTACACATTGGTCACATCCTGGAACTGCATCGCATGCAATCGCTGATAGAGGCCGTTGTGCCGCAAGAGCTCTTCGTGCGTGCCGATCTCAGCAACCCGGCCGCGATCCAATACCACTATCCTGGTGGCATTCTGCACGGTCGAGAGCCGATGAGCAATCACCACCGTCGTGCGGTTCTTCATCAAGTTCGCCAACGCCAGCTGCACGATGCGCTCGGACTCCGTGTCGAGCGCGGACGTCGCCTCATCCAGAATCAGCAGCGGAGGATCGCGCAAAATCGCCCGGGCAATGGCCACGCGCTGACGCTCTCCACCCGACAACTTGACACCCCGTTCGCCGATCGTCGTCTGATAGCCCTCAGGCAGCCGGGAGATAAAGTCATGCGCGTAGGCCTGCTTGGCAGCCTGCTCGATGTCCATCGGGCTCGCGCCCGGACGCCCGAAGGCGATATTGCTGGCGACTGTGT
Coding sequences within:
- a CDS encoding UpxY family transcription antiterminator, with product MSESAPKSQWYALRTRSRHEKLVRDQLEKQGIEPLLPTVKRLSQWKDRKKEIEVPLFSGYCFVRFSQHNKLPVQKVAGVVEVVGSGNRPEPIPDEEIEALKTLMTSVLPYDPHPYLHEGMMVEVVRGPLKGVHGMLLRKEKRHRLVIGVRLIQQAVGVEIDVQDVVPA
- a CDS encoding lysophospholipid acyltransferase family protein, giving the protein MNSNDVTKVPIKKQIEKWVKFSLLPPLGALVIRGIKGSMRLEQRGYEPVDALYREKRSIILAFWHAQQLMIPFGYRGPGSHVLISQHGDGEIIARIIARFGHEAVRGSSTRGGAGALRSLIKLGRSGKDVVVTPDGPKGPRQVAKLGVIQLAKATGLPIVPLGFACSKKNSSRAGIASWSRIRFHAVPFSGEPRSGCRVRQMTPRLRPLVSNWNRP
- a CDS encoding SDR family oxidoreductase, which produces MKKPRLLLTGGSGLLALNWACAMRNRWEVVLGMHQHTVQLAGTNACSLNLQDPTQLGRQLDSLSPDLVVHTAGLTSVDRCEESRDLARQANAVIARNIGEATEKKSLALVHISTDHLFAGERSCYSEQEPVQPINEYGRSKALAEEWVQAAYPKSLILRTNFFGWGHRYRQSFSDWLIYNLRAGKPLTLFDDVYFTPILADRLALAAHELVEKGASGIFNVVGATRLSKYEFGLRVSDHFSLPTNLIDRGQLSLATLLAPRPRDMSLDSSKLQQVLGHGLGTIHEYLRELQAQEEEGRRSEILESIDG
- the lpxK gene encoding tetraacyldisaccharide 4'-kinase, whose amino-acid sequence is MAFLRPGDPIRSWLGGPAFLYGLAVRARMWAYDQGWQKPARLPCRVMSVGNLTVGGTGKTPMVILLTEWLQAQGHRVAVLSRGYKRTSTAAQVLVSDGERVLVGPAEAGDEPYLIANRCPKAIVAVGADRATVGRWLLDRWPVDWIVLDDAFQHRALYRDLDVVLIDAMDATGLDGLLPAGRLREPLAGLGRADAVVITRADSERDVAAVHARLQAAMTGHPVQAEVIFRPDEVVSVTTGVRHAADWCVGKKAWLVSGIGNSESFRRLAMENGLQVCGETAFADHYVYRSEDVDRLRLQATRSNVEMVLTTEKDAGKLAPLLRPEDSWWAVRLRADVRRGQDALHRLLSDVSDASKSQGDVRA
- a CDS encoding glycosyltransferase family 9 protein, which produces MNVLIVRPDGIGDLVLSLPVATQLRQLIPGVRIGVLANPVAAPILEHHSDIDYVRTVSLQASIPDMMQAFSGGIDAVIFLKPFRRLMWAAWRAGIPLRVATGFRWQSVLANRWIYEHRSSFQKHESDCNVEMLKGLRLTPLPVAAPALQLTEVERADGGRRWGGAALPRVVIHPGGVSARHWRPAHYRDLAKTLAQQGYAVVLTGSQVERDQFQSEALDDIVLHPEINNLMGQLAIRELMAVIGAAHVVVSGATGPAHLAAALHVPTVSLFDPRQNNSPTRWKPLGRGVLLRPDVPTCEKCIGEACAYWDCLDRFSVEDIAARLGAVVRSAQPLTIHHI
- the waaF gene encoding lipopolysaccharide heptosyltransferase II, with translation MRNESPSRILVRAPNWIGDAVMCEPALRGLRARFPSAEVTLLAKPAIAELFIAYPGIDRRLVYDDRGIHAGLSGKWALAGLLRRHQFDLAVLFQNAFEAALITWLAGIRRRYGYVTDGRAFLLTDPVARPDRATLVHQVHYYWDLLKPLGVNGLPSVPALAVSENETRAMDERLRDLGIGPDDLVVGVNPGSTYGGAKRWLPERYAEAALRVCRQIEQQRGRPVSVVILGAKGEEVLGHSVADRLTVRSAVLSGRTNIRELMAATKRCSILLTNDTGPMHLAAAFAVPVVAVFGPTDWKTTAPYRQEASIVRQPVDCAPCLLRECPIDHRCMTGVTVEMVTQAAVKQLQADKQTRSNLTNDSSDGQASDVCQPAALAVCLAGVTVFLDRDGTLNPDPGYIGSPDQFELFPGVAAALARLTRAGARLVVVTNQSGVGRGLFSSASLDAIHAKLRRLLHDAGASLDAIYVCPHHPDDRCRCRKPETGMVDQAVRELGIDLSRSYLIGDHAKDMELAKRVGVKRVWVTTSEHGAGAPSESGNDAAVVASSLDEAVTWILADAAKSGKGQDELETREGQHS
- a CDS encoding glycosyltransferase family 9 protein produces the protein MTAEPQRILLIKPSSLGDIVHAMPVVAAFKQRWPSAHLTWLVKRQWAEIVQRIEGVDAVWAVDPSLGSWVGQAMALRAQRFDLVVDLQGLLRSALVGRMTGCAQRVGFAHGREGSPWLYSHRVAVPTPEMHAVDRYLLIAAAVGAPVENEPQFRFRLLSQDVTALRELFRRKGIDLDAPWVAMNVSARWQTKRWPAASFAAVATQLAARGIGPLVVIGGPDEREASGLMRSLTACPVVDLTGETPIGLLPALLSKACILITNDSGPMHVAAAVGRPVVSIFGPTSAVRTGPYGAGHTVLTHDLPCRPCFSRVCRNAVPMECLESITPEQVVAAVVSQQSCRAVSR
- a CDS encoding 3-deoxy-D-manno-octulosonic acid transferase; the encoded protein is MWRLLYNILLILATPIILCILLAKKRCRRGLLDRFGLRIRPVLEPSGERRPLIWIHAVSLGEVVAVTPLVKELHRNHPDHRLIVSTVTETGREAVEQRLAGIAEHRYAPLDVPWAVSRAIVQWQPVLYAFVETELWPNLLWTLRDRQVPTVMVNGRLSSRSFARQHIAGLISFYRSVLRSLTLCLMQSERDVQRIVALGADAERVHRTGNIKFDQPLPMMAADTSLRTELGLREGESLVLAGSTHAGEEEALVAAYRQIVVTHPHTVLMLAPRHIERAADVVTMVQGAGLPVQRKSRLESVGSGARVIILDTRGELARAYHEATVAFVGGTLIPVGGHNLLEPAVWGKPVLFGPYTDHCAEIATLLLESGGAVRVSGADDLARTVCAWLEDSSARRQVGAAARRTVSDNQGALRRSVELIEACISQAQSSSFRSVGSGPQPVIARP
- a CDS encoding winged helix-turn-helix transcriptional regulator; the protein is MNLQGQRDLILLTELERDGAITQRSLAIKLGVALGLTNLYLKRLARKGYVKVTTIPSHRIRYLLTPQGFAEKSRLTYLYMQYSLSHYRDMRARLRDVLSRVTVVGGRRIVIFGTSEFAEMAYLSLREMDMELVGFVSDETAGTFLSYPVSHPSVLKEWEFDAVVLADLDRSHEHGEMLVQYQVPNGKVLALGPTA
- the pseB gene encoding UDP-N-acetylglucosamine 4,6-dehydratase (inverting) translates to MLTGASILITGGTGSFGHTFVPMTLAKFNPSRLVILSRDEMKQWEMAKLFQHDRRVRFFIGDVRDKDRLHRAFSGVDYVVHAAATKIVPTAEYNPFECIKTNIDGAMNVIDACINQKVKGVIALSTDKASSPANLYGASKLASDKLFVASNAYSGMQSTRFAVVRYGNVMGSRGSVIPFFMSLAETGRLPITDVRMTRFMISLEQAVELVWHAFEDMVGGEIYVRKIPSMTITDIAKAVAPEAKFDIIGIRPGEKLHEQMISSEDSFSTYEYSSYYKILPALNAWCDDPRRIKDGRKVPEGFMYTSDTNPEWMPVSSLQAWIREYQQKPGLP